One part of the Nostoc sp. PCC 7120 = FACHB-418 genome encodes these proteins:
- a CDS encoding DUF1997 domain-containing protein, whose translation MATKFTASQSVEIAVPQQPIPIQHYLRQPQRLVNALVDQRRIQQLSEEIFRLKMRPLNFMSLSIQPTVDMRVWAESNGTIYLRSVGCEILGFEYINQRFSLNLRGYLSPYQLNSATRLEGRADLQVQVDLPPPFSLTPRPILETTGNGLLKSVLLTVKQRLLHQLLVDYRQWVISQTQEQALANNDPQLPIFNIE comes from the coding sequence ATGGCTACCAAGTTCACTGCCTCACAATCGGTAGAAATTGCTGTACCGCAGCAGCCTATTCCTATTCAGCACTACTTGCGTCAGCCCCAACGTCTAGTTAATGCTTTGGTAGATCAAAGGCGTATTCAGCAACTTTCTGAGGAAATATTTCGTCTGAAAATGCGCCCTTTAAATTTCATGTCCTTGAGTATTCAACCTACTGTAGATATGAGAGTTTGGGCAGAATCTAACGGAACAATTTATCTGCGTTCAGTAGGTTGCGAAATTCTTGGTTTTGAGTACATTAACCAGCGCTTCTCCCTCAATCTAAGAGGGTATTTATCGCCATATCAATTAAATAGTGCTACTCGCCTAGAAGGTAGGGCTGATTTACAAGTGCAGGTAGATTTACCACCTCCTTTTTCTCTAACACCCAGACCGATTTTAGAGACTACTGGTAATGGTTTACTCAAAAGTGTCTTATTGACAGTAAAGCAAAGATTGTTGCACCAACTATTAGTGGACTATCGTCAATGGGTAATTTCCCAAACTCAAGAACAAGCTTTAGCTAACAATGATCCTCAATTGCCAATTTTCAATATAGAGTAA
- the pheA gene encoding prephenate dehydratase produces MTLSVAHLGPPGTYAEQATIFYVKWLTHNTGLEAVLHPYSSIAQSLQALAQGETQLAVVPVENSIEGSVTMTMDTMWQMDSLQIQSALVLPIAHALISCANSLAGIKTVYSHPQALAQCQGWLREFLPDVQLIPSNSTTEALEKLEQDLAVGAIASSRSAELYNLPILASRINDYPENCTRFWAISHAESGITHQLPLQKLTHTSIAFSVPANVPGALLKTLQVFAHLDINLSRIESRPTKRSLGEYLFFIDLEADVNTPQMKSALVELTTYTEVLKIFGSYSVISANNQ; encoded by the coding sequence ATGACATTGTCTGTTGCTCATTTAGGGCCACCTGGCACTTATGCAGAACAAGCTACTATTTTTTATGTAAAATGGCTGACTCATAATACTGGACTCGAAGCTGTTTTACATCCCTATTCCAGCATTGCTCAATCCCTCCAAGCTCTAGCTCAAGGAGAAACTCAATTAGCTGTTGTGCCTGTAGAAAATTCTATTGAAGGCAGTGTCACCATGACAATGGATACAATGTGGCAGATGGATAGTTTGCAAATTCAATCAGCTTTAGTCTTGCCTATTGCTCATGCTTTAATTTCTTGTGCAAATAGTTTAGCTGGGATAAAAACTGTTTATTCTCATCCCCAGGCCTTAGCCCAGTGTCAAGGGTGGCTGAGAGAATTTCTTCCTGATGTCCAACTGATTCCTAGTAATTCAACAACTGAGGCGCTGGAAAAACTAGAGCAAGATTTAGCAGTAGGGGCGATCGCTTCTAGTAGATCTGCTGAACTTTATAATTTGCCCATACTAGCTAGTCGCATTAACGACTATCCAGAAAATTGTACTCGGTTTTGGGCAATCAGTCACGCAGAATCTGGTATTACGCACCAATTACCTTTACAAAAACTCACTCACACTTCTATCGCTTTTAGTGTACCTGCCAACGTACCTGGTGCATTGCTCAAAACACTACAAGTTTTTGCCCACTTGGATATTAACTTGAGTCGAATTGAGTCTCGTCCGACAAAGCGATCGCTCGGTGAATATTTATTTTTTATTGATTTGGAAGCTGATGTCAATACACCACAGATGAAATCTGCTTTGGTTGAATTAACTACTTACACAGAAGTCTTAAAAATTTTTGGTAGTTACAGTGTAATTTCGGCTAACAATCAATAG
- a CDS encoding ribonuclease HII, which produces MMLKKEQTTNNLKLPISLNASGWLESSPDWSNISGLVAGVDEVGRGALFGPVVAASVILPASAFPHLMTAEIKDSKKLSHSRRVQLAQQISTLAIDWRIGYATTAEIDRINILQATLLAMKRSVKKLKLQPILCLIDGNQPVQDLLMLQQTIVKGDERSLNIAAASIMAKVWRDDLIQRLATKYPMYDLKSNKGYGSKKHLLALAQHGASPLHRQSFRPCQISPD; this is translated from the coding sequence ATGATGCTAAAGAAAGAGCAAACTACTAATAATCTAAAGTTGCCAATATCCCTAAACGCAAGTGGTTGGTTGGAGTCTTCCCCTGATTGGTCGAATATTTCAGGACTGGTAGCAGGAGTCGATGAAGTAGGTCGGGGCGCTCTCTTTGGGCCTGTAGTGGCAGCATCTGTCATATTACCAGCTAGCGCTTTTCCTCACCTGATGACAGCCGAAATTAAAGATAGCAAGAAACTATCTCATTCTCGCAGAGTCCAGCTAGCGCAGCAAATTTCTACCCTAGCTATAGACTGGAGAATTGGTTATGCGACAACGGCTGAAATTGACCGAATTAATATTTTGCAGGCAACACTGTTAGCCATGAAACGGTCTGTAAAAAAGCTAAAATTACAGCCCATCCTCTGCTTGATAGATGGTAATCAACCAGTGCAAGACTTGTTAATGTTACAACAAACTATTGTTAAGGGAGATGAGCGATCGCTCAATATTGCCGCCGCCAGCATCATGGCTAAAGTTTGGCGTGACGATTTGATACAGCGTCTGGCAACTAAATATCCAATGTATGACTTAAAGAGTAACAAGGGCTATGGTAGCAAAAAGCATTTGTTAGCCCTGGCACAACACGGGGCTTCACCCTTACATCGTCAGTCGTTCCGCCCTTGTCAAATATCACCTGACTAG
- a CDS encoding Rne/Rng family ribonuclease: MPKQIIIAEQHQIAAVFSEDQIQELVVATGHHQIGDIYLGVVENVLPGIDAAFVNIGDPERNGFIHVTDLGPLRLKRTAAAITELLAPQQKVLVQVMKEPTGTKGPRLTGNITLPGRYVVLMPYGRGVNLSRRIKSESERNRLRALAILIKPAGMGLLVRTEAEGKPEEAIIEDLEVLQKQWEAIQQEAQSTRAPALLNRDDDFIQRVLRDMYGADVNRIVVDSSTGLKRVKQYLQNWSGGQTPQGLLIDHHRDRSPILEYFRINAAIREALKPRVDLPSGGYIIIEPTEALTVIDVNSGSFTRSATARETVLWTNCEAATEIARQLRLRNIAGVIVVDFIDMESRRDQLQVLEHFNKALRADKARPQIAQLTELGLVELTRKRQGQNIYELFGDTCPACGGLGHTVRLPGETENRLPTPAAEVPERFVSLPTREPRLPTARTTEPRETYDGFGEAFENDSDLGALNLINHPSYQELNDNNKRRARTRRSRIGINGTNGKDEQRITANPLAFISESDLDLDGDVELSAPPELPTPNLGKSGWIERAERTKVIKTEPVKPVVEPPEIRTVEMTPEEQDIFALMGISPLIKLEQEVKNPKSVIINIVQPGQTPTIPTEITPEPVAKVTPSVEVNTPKVKLESKSVSVAATEPIKLTETMEESEVNAASTANRRRRRRSSASDSDTGEDS, translated from the coding sequence ATGCCAAAACAAATTATTATCGCGGAGCAGCATCAAATAGCTGCTGTGTTTTCGGAAGACCAAATACAAGAACTCGTTGTAGCCACAGGCCATCATCAAATCGGTGACATCTACTTAGGTGTAGTAGAAAATGTATTACCAGGTATTGATGCAGCCTTTGTCAACATTGGAGACCCAGAACGTAATGGTTTTATTCATGTAACTGACTTAGGCCCTTTACGACTCAAAAGAACAGCAGCAGCAATTACGGAATTATTAGCACCACAACAAAAAGTTCTGGTGCAGGTAATGAAAGAGCCAACGGGAACAAAAGGCCCAAGGCTCACAGGTAATATCACTCTGCCTGGACGTTATGTGGTACTGATGCCCTATGGTAGGGGTGTAAATTTATCGAGGCGGATTAAGAGTGAGAGTGAACGTAACCGCTTACGGGCATTAGCAATTTTAATTAAACCTGCCGGCATGGGTTTGCTGGTGCGTACAGAGGCAGAAGGCAAGCCAGAAGAAGCAATCATCGAAGATTTGGAAGTTCTGCAAAAGCAATGGGAAGCCATTCAGCAAGAAGCCCAGTCTACCCGTGCGCCAGCACTCCTGAATCGGGACGATGACTTTATCCAGCGCGTACTACGTGATATGTATGGCGCGGATGTGAATCGGATTGTCGTCGATTCCAGTACTGGTTTGAAACGAGTCAAGCAGTACTTGCAGAACTGGAGTGGCGGTCAGACACCCCAAGGATTGCTGATTGACCATCACCGAGATCGCTCCCCAATTTTAGAATATTTCCGGATCAATGCCGCAATTCGAGAAGCCCTTAAACCAAGAGTAGACCTTCCTTCTGGCGGCTATATTATTATTGAACCAACAGAAGCGTTAACAGTAATAGATGTTAACTCTGGTTCCTTTACGCGATCGGCCACAGCTAGAGAAACCGTTTTGTGGACCAACTGTGAAGCAGCAACAGAAATTGCTCGCCAGCTACGTCTGCGGAATATCGCTGGGGTAATCGTCGTTGATTTCATTGATATGGAATCACGTCGTGACCAATTACAAGTTCTTGAACACTTTAATAAAGCCCTGCGCGCAGACAAAGCTCGTCCGCAAATCGCCCAGCTCACAGAGTTAGGTTTAGTAGAACTGACTCGCAAACGGCAAGGGCAAAATATTTATGAATTGTTTGGTGATACTTGCCCCGCCTGCGGTGGTTTAGGACATACAGTCCGCTTACCCGGAGAAACGGAGAATCGCTTACCCACTCCAGCAGCAGAAGTTCCCGAACGTTTTGTATCTCTGCCTACACGAGAGCCTCGTTTACCAACTGCACGCACCACCGAACCACGAGAAACCTACGATGGATTTGGTGAAGCATTTGAAAACGACTCCGACTTGGGTGCTTTAAATTTAATTAATCATCCTAGCTATCAAGAACTGAACGATAACAATAAACGTCGCGCCCGTACCCGTCGCAGTCGGATTGGCATCAATGGTACAAATGGCAAAGATGAACAAAGAATTACTGCCAACCCACTAGCTTTTATCAGTGAGTCAGATTTAGACCTTGATGGAGATGTAGAATTAAGCGCTCCACCAGAGTTACCCACACCTAACCTGGGCAAATCAGGCTGGATTGAAAGAGCAGAACGGACTAAAGTCATTAAAACAGAGCCAGTTAAGCCAGTGGTAGAACCACCGGAGATTAGGACTGTAGAAATGACTCCAGAAGAACAAGATATTTTTGCTCTCATGGGGATTTCTCCGCTAATTAAATTAGAGCAGGAGGTGAAAAATCCTAAATCCGTCATTATTAACATTGTTCAACCGGGACAAACACCAACTATACCGACTGAAATAACTCCGGAGCCTGTCGCTAAAGTAACACCAAGTGTTGAAGTGAATACACCAAAGGTAAAGTTGGAATCTAAGTCTGTGTCGGTAGCTGCAACCGAACCCATAAAGTTGACAGAAACGATGGAAGAATCTGAAGTGAATGCCGCTAGCACTGCTAACCGTCGTCGTCGTCGTCGTTCTTCCGCGTCCGACTCAGATACGGGGGAGGACAGTTAA